A portion of the Candidatus Kapaibacterium sp. genome contains these proteins:
- a CDS encoding BatD family protein, with amino-acid sequence MNHIVIMISMLILITSSIFGQSVKLTTDKDYYEFDEIIKVEITIDFKEDSVLMPDFESFVIVYGPTTSSSMTITSGKTSRTTTWNYHLRPIVGGNQTINSPVFIFKDETYQDNDKSISISDGSLGKQELERLKFEHFIDLAKPNDTYRYTIGDEFGYIEIRSKGNWIIHRRLTKDEMDIIRKVE; translated from the coding sequence ATGAATCATATAGTTATTATGATTAGTATGCTTATTTTAATAACAAGTTCAATATTTGGGCAAAGTGTCAAACTTACAACTGATAAAGACTATTATGAATTCGACGAAATTATTAAAGTTGAAATTACAATTGATTTTAAAGAAGATTCGGTATTGATGCCGGATTTCGAGAGTTTTGTGATTGTATATGGTCCAACAACATCATCCTCTATGACTATAACAAGTGGAAAAACTTCAAGAACAACTACTTGGAATTATCATTTACGTCCAATTGTTGGTGGTAATCAAACAATTAATTCTCCGGTTTTCATTTTTAAAGACGAGACTTATCAAGACAATGACAAAAGCATCAGCATATCCGATGGTAGTTTGGGTAAACAAGAATTGGAAAGGCTTAAATTTGAACATTTCATTGACTTGGCTAAGCCTAATGATACGTATAGATATACGATTGGAGATGAGTTTGGTTATATAGAGATTCGTAGTAAAGGTAATTGGATAATACACCGAAGGTTGACAAAAGATGAAATGGATATAATTCGAAAAGTAGAATGA
- a CDS encoding cytochrome c produces the protein MSKGLRIAAIAIVVIIVIISGLFIYISNFLPNISAAQDLKVELTDERVERGKYLANHVMLCMDCHAERDFSLFAGPPKPGTMAAGGDIFDQSMGFPGVFVSKNITPFGIGDWTDGELFRLLTTGVNRDGDPIFPVMPYMNYGKMDPEDIKSVIAYLRTLEPIETNHPESKADFPMSLIMRTIPVEADLQPMPSKSSIVEYGQYLTNAAACADCHTKFEKGKFVGELLAGGREFTFPDGTLMRTPNLTPHATGLASWTEEAFVNKFKSFVDSAYVPHPVKPGEFQTFMPWQMYGGMDEEDLRAIYAYLRSLPPVDNQVTLITAAKK, from the coding sequence ATGAGCAAAGGTTTACGTATAGCAGCAATTGCAATCGTTGTAATTATAGTAATAATCAGCGGATTGTTTATTTATATATCCAATTTTCTGCCGAATATATCAGCTGCACAGGATTTGAAGGTTGAATTAACCGATGAACGTGTAGAGCGAGGCAAATACTTAGCAAACCATGTGATGCTATGTATGGATTGCCATGCAGAAAGAGATTTCTCGCTTTTTGCGGGACCACCTAAACCGGGAACGATGGCTGCCGGAGGTGATATTTTTGACCAATCAATGGGTTTCCCGGGAGTGTTTGTATCTAAGAATATTACTCCATTCGGGATTGGGGATTGGACTGACGGTGAATTGTTCCGATTATTAACTACAGGTGTAAATCGTGACGGTGACCCGATTTTCCCCGTAATGCCATATATGAATTATGGCAAAATGGACCCCGAGGACATCAAATCGGTTATTGCATATCTTCGTACTTTGGAACCGATTGAAACTAATCATCCGGAATCAAAAGCAGATTTCCCGATGAGTTTAATTATGCGGACAATTCCTGTTGAAGCAGATTTGCAGCCTATGCCGTCGAAATCAAGTATTGTTGAATACGGACAATATTTGACAAATGCCGCTGCTTGTGCAGATTGCCACACTAAATTTGAAAAAGGAAAATTTGTTGGCGAATTATTAGCCGGAGGACGGGAATTCACATTTCCTGACGGTACACTAATGAGAACTCCAAACCTTACGCCTCATGCGACAGGTTTAGCAAGTTGGACAGAGGAAGCATTTGTCAATAAATTCAAATCTTTCGTTGATAGTGCTTATGTGCCTCACCCTGTCAAACCCGGCGAATTTCAAACATTTATGCCGTGGCAAATGTATGGTGGCATGGATGAAGAAGATTTGAGGGCAATTTACGCTTATTTACGAAGTCTCCCTCCTGTTGACAACCAAGTGACATTAATCACAGCAGCCAAGAAATAA
- the purH gene encoding bifunctional phosphoribosylaminoimidazolecarboxamide formyltransferase/IMP cyclohydrolase, whose product MSNSSSHVIKRALISVSDKSGIVEFSKELVSLGVEIFSTGGTADLLNRNGVAVKSVSEMTDFPEILGGRVKTLHPNIHAGILADLGKPDHLKQMQEHAITSIDLLIVNLYPFEEVYYNDNATHEELIENIDIGGPTMLRAAAKNYKWTLPVVNPEQYDEIIELMKKNGNTIPEAFRAKLAGEVFSLTSYYDSLISQYLNKFNKIEIPTRMTIPVNKEYDLRYGENPHQKAALLGRFSKVFAKIHGKELSFNNILDINAAAKLIIEFDEPTVAIIKHTNPCGVGTATTLAEAYQKAFATDTVSPFGGIIAVNRKIDLDSALAMHDIFTEVIIAPDFSYDALELLTRKKDRRLIKADYDLIPDFTGTDVRSVVGGFLLQDENKELFDESKMQIVTQRKPSESEYKALMFAWKICKHVKSNAIVYCADDRTMGIGAGQMSRVDSSRIAVEKAKLMGLDLDGTVVASDAFFPFADGLMEAAKAGATAIIQPGGSVRDEEVIKAADANNLAMIFTGMRHFKH is encoded by the coding sequence ATGAGCAACTCAAGTTCGCATGTAATTAAAAGAGCATTAATATCAGTCTCGGACAAAAGCGGTATTGTAGAATTCAGCAAGGAATTGGTCTCACTCGGGGTCGAAATTTTTTCCACAGGTGGCACGGCAGACCTATTGAATAGAAACGGTGTCGCCGTGAAATCAGTGAGTGAGATGACCGATTTCCCGGAAATTTTGGGCGGTAGAGTCAAAACTTTGCACCCAAACATTCACGCAGGAATATTAGCAGACTTAGGCAAGCCCGACCATTTGAAGCAAATGCAAGAGCACGCAATCACTTCGATTGATTTGCTAATCGTCAATCTCTACCCATTCGAGGAGGTTTACTACAACGACAATGCGACTCACGAGGAATTAATCGAAAATATTGACATCGGCGGACCCACAATGTTGCGCGCTGCTGCCAAAAATTACAAATGGACATTGCCTGTCGTCAATCCCGAGCAATACGACGAAATAATCGAATTGATGAAGAAAAATGGCAACACGATTCCCGAAGCATTTCGTGCAAAATTAGCCGGAGAAGTGTTCTCACTCACATCCTATTACGATTCGCTGATTTCGCAATATCTGAACAAATTCAACAAAATCGAAATCCCAACACGAATGACAATCCCTGTAAACAAAGAATACGACTTGCGTTACGGCGAAAACCCGCATCAAAAAGCGGCACTGTTGGGACGATTCAGCAAAGTGTTCGCGAAAATTCACGGAAAAGAGCTGTCGTTCAATAATATTTTGGATATAAACGCCGCTGCAAAGCTGATAATCGAATTTGACGAGCCGACTGTAGCAATTATAAAGCATACAAATCCATGCGGAGTCGGGACTGCTACCACACTTGCAGAAGCATACCAAAAAGCATTTGCCACAGATACGGTTTCGCCATTCGGTGGGATAATTGCCGTGAATCGCAAAATAGACCTTGATTCGGCACTTGCGATGCACGATATTTTCACAGAAGTCATAATTGCACCCGATTTCAGCTACGACGCATTAGAACTGCTGACCCGCAAGAAAGACAGACGCTTAATCAAAGCCGATTACGACTTAATTCCTGATTTCACAGGTACTGATGTTCGTTCGGTAGTGGGTGGATTTTTGTTGCAAGATGAAAACAAAGAACTTTTCGACGAAAGCAAAATGCAAATCGTCACACAGCGCAAACCGAGCGAATCCGAGTATAAAGCCTTGATGTTTGCGTGGAAAATTTGCAAGCACGTAAAATCGAACGCCATTGTGTATTGTGCCGACGACCGGACAATGGGAATCGGTGCCGGGCAAATGTCGCGTGTGGATTCGTCGAGAATCGCAGTCGAAAAAGCAAAATTGATGGGGCTCGACCTTGATGGCACCGTCGTAGCATCAGACGCATTCTTCCCCTTTGCAGACGGCTTGATGGAAGCAGCCAAAGCCGGAGCCACAGCAATTATTCAGCCCGGTGGTTCAGTTCGCGACGAAGAAGTCATCAAAGCCGCCGACGCCAACAACTTAGCAATGATATTCACGGGGATGAGACACTTTAAGCATTGA
- a CDS encoding DUF2520 domain-containing protein gives MKFGVIGTGKLGTSLIKLLSKDNKLSWLVARSNSSYDKITQLAGTSTVYRSINTIDINCDCIFICTDDKNLSGAIQKLTANNAINHAITFYIHCAGSIGIDIFQPLIDKGANVAACHPYQTFFAENISSFNNIPWGIESSDEIYSTVELIIASLKGIPVRLSANVLKQKSLYHLSAVASSNLMTAAIQLAKQIAETSGVDSSVFLPEILKTTLENNINSLGDKSFPLTGPIARGDVDVVKSHIEKLAQQPHLRDAYIAMSLATVTLAYSEQLIDESTYNSFLGILNG, from the coding sequence ATGAAATTTGGAGTTATCGGCACAGGAAAATTAGGCACAAGTTTAATTAAATTATTATCGAAGGATAATAAATTAAGCTGGCTTGTAGCACGGTCGAATTCGAGTTATGACAAAATTACGCAATTAGCAGGGACATCAACAGTTTATCGCTCAATTAATACGATAGATATAAATTGCGATTGCATATTCATTTGTACCGATGACAAGAATTTATCCGGAGCAATTCAGAAATTGACTGCTAATAATGCTATCAATCATGCTATAACATTTTATATACATTGTGCAGGTTCCATCGGAATTGATATTTTCCAGCCATTAATTGATAAGGGTGCAAATGTAGCAGCCTGCCATCCATACCAAACCTTTTTTGCCGAAAATATTTCATCATTCAATAATATTCCTTGGGGCATTGAATCAAGTGATGAAATTTATTCAACGGTTGAATTAATAATTGCATCGCTAAAGGGAATTCCGGTTAGATTGAGTGCTAATGTGCTGAAACAAAAGTCTTTATATCACCTATCGGCAGTAGCTTCATCCAATCTAATGACGGCAGCTATTCAATTAGCAAAGCAAATAGCTGAGACATCAGGAGTTGATTCCTCTGTATTTTTGCCCGAAATCTTGAAAACAACTCTCGAGAATAATATTAATAGTTTGGGCGATAAGAGTTTTCCCTTGACGGGACCAATCGCAAGGGGTGATGTTGATGTAGTTAAATCGCATATCGAAAAATTAGCCCAACAGCCTCATTTGCGAGATGCTTACATTGCTATGTCATTAGCAACTGTAACTTTAGCTTATTCTGAACAGCTAATTGATGAATCAACTTATAATTCTTTTCTCGGAATATTAAATGGTTGA
- the cysS gene encoding cysteine--tRNA ligase, translated as MKIKLYNSLSKTIEEFEPISDNTVRMYSCGPTVYNYAHIGNMRAFLMADLLQRVLRVVGKYDLQWVMNITDIDDKTIRDSRIGSEAWLPEMGEQTESAIENLRMLTEFYFDSFTEDISSLGIDVEDFYALPAATDYIEEMQTLIKQIIQNGYAYVAGGSVYFDVAKWRQSDVYGKLYKIDFENFKPGTRIDADEYEREHACDFVLWKAPKESEPQWDFEIDGNNYPGRPGWHIECSAMEYELLGLPFDIHTGGVDLKFPHHEDEIAQSKAGYGCEPTSYWVHNDFLEVEGEKMSKSAGNFFTLRDLINKSLDPLDIRFAMLSAHYRTKYNFTHDGISAARKARMRIQEYIYDLMDDSNLGKNAFDVAKLRDSVFGELGNDLHTPKALANLFVFMNENKAADADSESKNEMLAFLNELNHIFAIWQFEQRPTTEKLIPSEITELAEARLQAKKDKNWALADELRAKIIDAGYLIKDSKDAFEIEINP; from the coding sequence ATGAAAATCAAACTATATAACTCGCTAAGTAAGACAATCGAAGAATTCGAGCCAATTTCGGATAACACTGTTCGCATGTATTCGTGCGGTCCGACGGTGTATAACTATGCCCACATCGGCAATATGAGGGCTTTCCTGATGGCAGACCTCTTGCAACGCGTGCTCAGAGTGGTCGGAAAATATGATTTGCAATGGGTAATGAACATCACCGACATTGACGACAAGACGATTCGCGACAGCCGAATCGGCTCCGAAGCGTGGTTACCGGAAATGGGCGAGCAAACCGAATCTGCAATTGAAAATTTGAGAATGTTAACTGAGTTTTATTTCGATTCCTTCACAGAGGACATTTCGAGTTTGGGGATTGACGTCGAAGATTTCTACGCTTTGCCCGCTGCTACCGATTATATCGAGGAAATGCAGACTTTGATTAAACAAATCATCCAAAATGGATATGCTTATGTTGCAGGTGGCTCGGTCTATTTTGACGTCGCTAAGTGGAGACAGAGCGATGTTTATGGCAAACTTTACAAAATTGATTTCGAAAATTTCAAACCTGGTACCAGAATTGATGCCGACGAATATGAGCGCGAACATGCTTGCGATTTTGTGCTGTGGAAAGCGCCCAAAGAGAGCGAGCCACAGTGGGATTTTGAAATTGACGGCAATAACTATCCCGGGCGTCCGGGCTGGCACATCGAATGCTCGGCGATGGAATATGAATTGCTCGGGCTGCCTTTTGATATTCATACCGGTGGGGTGGACCTGAAATTTCCGCATCATGAAGATGAAATCGCTCAAAGCAAAGCCGGTTACGGTTGCGAGCCTACCAGTTATTGGGTGCACAATGATTTTCTGGAAGTCGAAGGCGAAAAGATGTCCAAATCCGCAGGAAATTTCTTTACTTTGCGTGATTTAATCAACAAATCTCTCGACCCGCTCGACATAAGGTTTGCGATGCTTTCGGCTCATTATCGCACAAAATATAATTTCACTCATGATGGCATTTCGGCTGCTCGCAAAGCAAGAATGCGAATTCAAGAATATATTTACGATTTGATGGACGATTCAAATTTAGGAAAAAATGCTTTCGACGTTGCTAAATTACGCGATTCGGTTTTTGGCGAATTGGGCAATGACTTGCATACACCCAAAGCTTTGGCTAATTTGTTTGTTTTTATGAATGAAAATAAAGCAGCAGATGCCGATTCTGAATCTAAAAATGAAATGCTTGCGTTTCTGAACGAACTTAATCATATTTTTGCCATTTGGCAATTTGAGCAACGCCCAACTACGGAAAAGCTAATTCCAAGCGAAATAACTGAATTAGCCGAAGCAAGATTGCAAGCTAAAAAGGATAAAAATTGGGCATTAGCGGATGAATTGAGAGCGAAAATCATTGATGCTGGATATTTAATTAAAGATTCGAAAGATGCTTTTGAAATAGAAATTAATCCTTGA
- the leuS gene encoding leucine--tRNA ligase, whose protein sequence is MAYSFSEIEQKWQLYWLQNEVYKTGESTDKPKFYVLDMFPYPSGAGLHIGHPEGYTATDIIARFKRMKGFNVLHPMGFDAFGLPTERYSMTTGIHPIDATKANVDNFKRQLNLLGLSYDWSREINTTEPNYYKWTQWMFLMIYNSWYDDKAAKSRPISELPIPENLKSQKEIDDYIDSKRLAFIDMIPVNWCEALGTVLANEEVEEWKGKGYTVEKKPMRQWMLRITAYAERLLNDLDLVEWPNSTRDMQLNWIGRSEGAEIQFVAETGDVITVFTTRPDTVFGATYLVLAPEHKLVSKVTTDEQKSKIQDYIDVSILKSDIERQDLTKKKTGVFTGGYAINPASGERIEIWIADYVLAQYGTGAIMAVPGHDERDHEFALQMKLPIKMVVKPKDSDDWDIMTSAFTEKNGFSVNSENSEVKLSGLPTTEAISTIITWLESKNIGKGKIQYKLRDWLFSRQRYWGEPIPIMFFEDGTKRALENDELPLILPDVEHFKPAGTGESPLANVEKWVNFIDKKTGKKAKFETNTMPQWAGSCWYYLRYIDPHNDDIFCDSDKERYWMSPSGVDLYVGGAEHAVLHLLYARFWHKVLYDYGYVSTPEPFKKLFHQGLILGEDGEKMSKSRGNVVNPDDIVKEYGADSLRLYEMFLGPLEAVKPWQTNNITGVFNFLNRAWRMIASDEGTLSPKVADTALNPEQEYVLNYTIKKVADDIENLSFNTAIAQMMIFVNEFTKAEVKPLDAMKKFVLCLAPFAPHIAEELWQILGHTQSVVFEVFPAYDDAKIVRNEIEFVVQVGGKIRARIQVNVDLAQEELEALALEDSAVQKHIDGKEIRKVIFVKNKLINFIV, encoded by the coding sequence ATGGCTTATTCATTCAGTGAAATAGAACAAAAATGGCAATTGTATTGGTTGCAAAACGAAGTTTACAAAACAGGCGAATCTACCGATAAACCAAAATTTTACGTACTTGATATGTTCCCGTATCCAAGTGGTGCAGGGCTTCATATCGGGCATCCTGAGGGCTACACGGCGACTGATATCATAGCGCGATTTAAGCGAATGAAGGGATTCAACGTGTTGCATCCGATGGGATTCGATGCTTTCGGTTTGCCTACCGAGCGATATAGCATGACAACGGGAATTCACCCGATTGATGCCACCAAAGCGAATGTTGACAATTTCAAGCGCCAACTTAATTTGCTGGGCTTAAGTTATGATTGGTCACGCGAAATTAATACCACAGAGCCGAATTACTACAAGTGGACTCAATGGATGTTTTTGATGATTTACAATTCCTGGTATGATGATAAAGCGGCTAAATCGCGTCCAATAAGCGAATTGCCAATTCCCGAAAATTTAAAATCGCAGAAAGAAATCGACGATTACATTGACAGCAAAAGATTAGCTTTCATTGATATGATTCCCGTGAATTGGTGTGAAGCCTTAGGCACAGTTTTGGCGAATGAGGAAGTTGAGGAATGGAAAGGCAAGGGCTACACCGTTGAAAAGAAGCCAATGCGCCAATGGATGCTCCGAATCACAGCCTATGCCGAAAGATTGCTTAACGACTTGGATTTGGTCGAATGGCCCAACTCTACTCGCGATATGCAATTGAATTGGATTGGCAGAAGCGAAGGTGCCGAAATTCAATTCGTTGCTGAAACAGGTGATGTCATCACAGTTTTCACAACTCGCCCTGATACTGTTTTCGGTGCTACTTATTTAGTGCTTGCGCCGGAACATAAATTGGTCAGTAAAGTGACAACAGATGAGCAAAAAAGCAAGATTCAGGATTATATTGATGTTTCGATTTTGAAAAGCGACATCGAACGCCAAGATTTGACAAAGAAAAAAACGGGAGTCTTTACAGGTGGATATGCCATCAATCCAGCTTCAGGCGAAAGAATTGAAATTTGGATTGCAGATTATGTTTTGGCTCAATACGGCACAGGTGCAATCATGGCTGTACCCGGACATGACGAGCGCGACCATGAGTTCGCTTTACAGATGAAACTTCCGATTAAAATGGTCGTCAAGCCTAAAGATAGCGATGATTGGGACATAATGACTTCCGCTTTTACAGAAAAAAATGGATTTTCCGTTAATTCTGAAAATTCTGAAGTGAAATTAAGCGGATTGCCCACAACAGAAGCTATTTCGACAATTATAACGTGGTTGGAATCTAAAAATATCGGCAAAGGGAAAATTCAATATAAATTGCGTGATTGGCTGTTTTCTCGGCAGCGTTATTGGGGCGAACCAATCCCAATAATGTTCTTCGAGGATGGCACTAAACGAGCGCTCGAAAATGATGAACTGCCCTTGATTTTGCCCGATGTTGAGCATTTCAAACCTGCCGGAACGGGCGAATCACCTTTGGCTAACGTCGAAAAATGGGTCAATTTCATTGACAAAAAGACCGGAAAAAAGGCGAAATTCGAGACTAACACTATGCCACAATGGGCTGGGAGCTGTTGGTATTATTTGCGATACATTGACCCGCATAACGACGATATTTTTTGCGATTCAGACAAAGAACGCTACTGGATGTCGCCGTCGGGGGTTGATTTATATGTTGGTGGCGCCGAACATGCCGTTTTGCATTTGCTTTATGCACGTTTTTGGCATAAGGTACTTTACGATTACGGCTATGTCTCCACTCCGGAACCGTTCAAGAAGCTGTTCCACCAAGGATTGATATTGGGTGAAGATGGCGAAAAAATGTCAAAATCTCGCGGGAATGTTGTCAATCCTGATGATATAGTGAAAGAATATGGCGCAGACTCGCTAAGATTGTACGAAATGTTTTTGGGTCCTTTGGAAGCTGTTAAGCCATGGCAAACCAACAATATAACAGGTGTGTTTAATTTCCTGAATCGTGCTTGGAGAATGATTGCAAGCGACGAAGGGACACTCTCTCCAAAGGTTGCTGATACTGCATTGAACCCCGAGCAAGAATATGTATTGAATTACACAATCAAAAAAGTTGCTGACGATATCGAGAATTTGAGCTTCAACACGGCGATTGCACAGATGATGATTTTTGTGAATGAGTTCACGAAAGCGGAAGTCAAGCCATTAGATGCGATGAAGAAATTTGTCCTATGTTTGGCGCCATTTGCACCTCACATAGCTGAGGAACTTTGGCAGATTTTGGGTCATACGCAAAGTGTCGTGTTCGAGGTATTCCCGGCTTATGATGATGCAAAAATCGTGCGGAACGAGATTGAATTTGTTGTGCAGGTCGGAGGCAAGATTCGCGCTAGAATTCAAGTAAATGTTGATTTGGCCCAAGAAGAATTAGAAGCACTCGCACTCGAAGATTCAGCCGTCCAAAAGCATATTGACGGCAAAGAAATTCGCAAAGTAATTTTCGTAAAGAATAAATTGATTAATTTTATCGTTTAA
- a CDS encoding branched-chain amino acid aminotransferase has translation MANIKITKTQVSKHNSVNWDNLGFGVYLSDHIYVSNYKDGEWNEGEIIPYGPFPCEPAMCTLHYGQSIFEGLKAFRSVDGSVNLFRIDRNAKRLNHSGSRVVIPPFDEQQFMDALVQLIKVDHHWVPRTRGHSLYIRPVVFGDGNFLGVHSSKTFKHIIMTSPVASYYPEGMAPVKISVAKDFVRAVRGGLGTAKTAGNYAASLLASEQAKKAGYSQVLWLDGVGRHFVDEVGAMNIMFVIDGTLITPPLASGSILEGVTRDTVLTLAKDFGIPISERSIAIEEVFDAHAEGKLNEVFGTGTAAVISPVGQLHYNGETIVINDMQIGEYAKKFYDQITGIQYGEIEDKHDWIINIKHFD, from the coding sequence ATGGCAAATATTAAAATTACAAAAACACAAGTATCAAAGCATAATAGTGTGAATTGGGATAATCTCGGGTTTGGAGTTTATTTATCCGACCATATTTATGTTTCAAATTATAAGGACGGAGAATGGAACGAAGGCGAAATCATTCCATACGGACCATTTCCGTGCGAACCTGCTATGTGCACTTTGCATTACGGACAATCAATTTTCGAAGGGCTGAAAGCATTCCGCTCTGTTGATGGTTCCGTGAATTTATTCCGAATTGACAGAAACGCCAAACGTCTGAATCATTCAGGCTCGCGGGTCGTTATTCCACCTTTCGACGAGCAACAATTCATGGATGCCTTAGTCCAATTAATCAAAGTGGACCACCATTGGGTGCCACGCACCAGAGGGCACTCACTCTACATTCGCCCCGTAGTTTTCGGTGACGGCAACTTCTTAGGTGTACATTCATCAAAAACTTTCAAACACATAATCATGACATCGCCCGTTGCATCCTACTATCCTGAGGGAATGGCGCCCGTGAAAATTTCAGTAGCCAAAGATTTCGTTCGTGCAGTACGAGGTGGACTCGGCACAGCAAAGACCGCAGGCAACTACGCTGCATCGCTATTGGCGAGCGAACAAGCAAAAAAAGCGGGTTACTCGCAAGTGCTATGGTTGGACGGTGTCGGCAGGCATTTTGTGGACGAAGTTGGGGCGATGAACATAATGTTCGTAATTGACGGCACTTTGATTACGCCGCCACTCGCATCAGGCTCGATATTGGAAGGCGTTACGCGCGACACAGTGCTCACACTTGCCAAAGATTTCGGCATTCCGATTTCCGAACGGTCAATCGCCATCGAAGAAGTATTCGATGCACATGCCGAAGGCAAATTAAACGAAGTCTTCGGAACCGGAACAGCAGCAGTTATTTCCCCCGTCGGGCAATTGCACTACAACGGCGAAACAATTGTCATCAACGATATGCAAATCGGCGAATATGCAAAAAAATTCTACGACCAAATCACCGGCATCCAATACGGCGAAATCGAGGACAAACACGACTGGATAATAAATATCAAGCATTTCGATTAA
- a CDS encoding DASS family sodium-coupled anion symporter, whose product MKYSYKDGGLVLGLIVFFILLIFPVSDEPVASRMAAIAVLMGIWWMTEALPLAATSLVPLLLFPLLGIINATETAKEYFNSTIAIYIGGFLIALSMQRWDLHRRLALKTILVIGKGPSGIVLGFMIASAFISMLISNVATTVMLLPIGMAIILKVEESFKSEITKEFSLSLMLGIAYAASIGGVATLIGTAPNLIFKRIYEMNFPEAGEITFGSWFLFGFPIAMIMLALAWIVLTKILYKPSPELVMNNDVIREEYKLLGKMAFEEKMVAIIAGMTALLWLTRTNLEIGELMLPGWGQLLPFVDMIDDATIAIFSGLLLFIIPAKKRPHRLSQDTVFMKIPWDVILIFGGGFALAKGFTVSGLSEVIGSVLTGITDIHPLILTLTVCLLLTFLTELTSNTATTNTVLPILAAAAIAGGINPLYLMLPATLSASFAFMLPVATPPNAIVYGSGKIKVEQMMKAGIVLNLIGVLVITGMFKLFGTSVFGN is encoded by the coding sequence ATGAAATATAGTTACAAAGATGGCGGGCTGGTATTAGGTTTAATAGTGTTTTTCATACTGCTAATCTTTCCGGTCAGCGATGAACCGGTAGCATCGAGAATGGCTGCAATTGCAGTGTTGATGGGTATTTGGTGGATGACTGAGGCATTGCCATTGGCAGCGACATCCCTTGTACCGCTGCTGCTATTCCCATTATTGGGCATCATCAATGCCACTGAAACCGCCAAAGAGTACTTCAACTCTACAATTGCGATTTATATTGGCGGATTTTTGATAGCGCTATCAATGCAAAGGTGGGATTTGCACCGAAGATTGGCTCTCAAAACCATTTTGGTGATTGGCAAAGGTCCTTCGGGAATTGTTCTCGGGTTTATGATTGCATCAGCTTTCATTTCGATGTTGATTTCCAATGTAGCCACCACTGTGATGCTTCTGCCGATTGGAATGGCAATAATTTTGAAAGTAGAAGAAAGTTTCAAATCCGAAATTACGAAAGAATTTAGCCTCAGCTTGATGCTTGGGATTGCCTATGCGGCATCAATCGGTGGCGTAGCGACTCTTATCGGTACAGCACCAAACTTGATTTTCAAACGAATTTATGAAATGAATTTCCCTGAAGCCGGTGAAATTACTTTCGGCTCGTGGTTTTTGTTTGGATTTCCGATTGCTATGATAATGTTAGCTTTAGCGTGGATTGTTCTGACAAAAATTTTATACAAGCCATCGCCCGAACTCGTGATGAATAATGACGTAATTCGCGAAGAATACAAATTACTCGGTAAAATGGCGTTTGAGGAGAAGATGGTTGCAATAATCGCCGGGATGACAGCGCTGTTGTGGCTTACAAGGACAAATCTCGAAATTGGAGAATTGATGCTACCGGGTTGGGGGCAATTGCTCCCATTTGTCGATATGATTGACGATGCCACGATAGCGATTTTTTCGGGATTGCTATTGTTTATAATACCAGCTAAAAAGCGTCCACACAGACTTTCACAAGATACAGTATTCATGAAAATCCCATGGGATGTGATTTTAATTTTTGGCGGAGGATTTGCTCTTGCCAAAGGTTTTACAGTATCGGGATTGTCCGAAGTAATCGGCAGCGTTTTGACCGGAATTACCGATATTCACCCATTAATACTAACATTGACAGTTTGTCTGCTTTTAACGTTCCTGACTGAATTAACATCAAACACTGCAACAACTAACACCGTATTGCCAATTCTTGCAGCAGCGGCGATAGCAGGTGGCATAAATCCACTATATTTGATGTTGCCCGCAACATTATCCGCATCTTTTGCATTTATGCTGCCGGTAGCAACTCCACCAAACGCAATAGTTTACGGTTCGGGCAAAATCAAAGTCGAACAGATGATGAAAGCGGGTATAGTTCTCAATTTAATAGGTGTGCTCGTCATTACGGGCATGTTTAAGTTATTTGGTACAAGTGTTTTCGGTAACTGA